One Lycium barbarum isolate Lr01 chromosome 5, ASM1917538v2, whole genome shotgun sequence genomic window carries:
- the LOC132642151 gene encoding protein terminal ear1 homolog — protein MFFVDHYCSKNHWEYDFLYLPIDFGTDNNMGYAFVNFTSGQAASEISKVLKNFKWHGVKTPTGICSSRKICAVTWARIQGKEQLVKHFSCSNFLCGTDEYLPAVFSPPRNGASSLTEPKPIGKLALGPPISSSSPSANDD, from the exons ATGTTTTTTGTTGATCATTATTGCAGTAAGAATCATTGGGAGTATGATTTCCTCTATCTGCCAATTGATTTTGG GACCGATAACAACATGGGCTATGCTTTTGTTAATTTCACATCTGGGCAAGCTGCTTCAGAAATTAGTAAAGTGCTCAAGAACTTCAAGTGGCATGGTGTCAAGACTCCCACTGGGATTTGCTCTTCGAGGAAAATTTGTGCAGTAACTTGGGCTCGGATTCAG GGGAAGGAACAATTGGTGAAGCACTTCTCGTGCTCGAATTTTCTATGTGGCACGGATGAATATCTTCCGGCTGTTTTCTCTCCTCCGAGGAATGGTGCATCTAGCTTGACAGAGCCAAAACCTATTGGCAAACTGGCTCTAGGTCCTCCGATTTCTTCGTCCTCTCCTTCGGCCAATGATGATTAG